A part of Candidatus Methylomirabilis sp. genomic DNA contains:
- a CDS encoding efflux RND transporter periplasmic adaptor subunit: AGVLAAAGVLLLLRPTGNGPAYRTAPVERGELMATVVATGTVNPVITVQVGSQISGMVKHLYADFNSVVKRGQLIARIDPELFEARVSQARASLESARAAVLNQEANRERAAADVENARAALEAAKANVARQRVAQLDAEIKLKSRTNLFREGGISQEERDSAQAAFDSARAGVDAAVAQERAAGSTLRAAEAALRVAEAQRKAAEANVAHQEATLRQAEVDLSHTFIRAPVDGVVISRSVDVGQTVAASLQAPTLFLIAQDLTRMQVNTSVDEADIGQVTSGQPARFTVDAHPGQPFEGAVTQVRSAPNVQQNVVTYDVIIEVANPDLRLKPGMTANVQILIARKADALKVPAAALRFRPSGGGAERPASGADGRPQRSSRRGASEGQIWILEGGVPKPVPVTLGLSDGNYVEVAAGDLLEGQAVLVGTGAREIQPAPRRRSFGF; this comes from the coding sequence GGCGGGCGTGCTGGCGGCCGCGGGGGTCCTCCTGCTCCTCCGGCCGACCGGCAACGGCCCCGCCTACCGGACGGCGCCCGTGGAGCGGGGGGAGCTCATGGCCACCGTCGTCGCCACCGGGACGGTGAACCCGGTCATCACCGTGCAGGTCGGCAGCCAGATCTCGGGGATGGTCAAGCACCTGTACGCCGACTTCAACTCCGTGGTGAAGCGGGGCCAGCTCATCGCCCGGATCGACCCGGAGCTGTTCGAGGCCCGCGTGAGCCAGGCCCGCGCCAGCCTGGAGAGCGCCCGGGCAGCGGTCCTGAACCAGGAGGCGAACCGGGAACGGGCGGCGGCTGACGTGGAGAACGCCCGCGCCGCCCTGGAGGCGGCGAAGGCGAACGTCGCCCGGCAGCGCGTGGCCCAGCTCGACGCCGAGATCAAGCTCAAGAGCCGGACGAATCTGTTCCGCGAGGGGGGGATTTCCCAGGAGGAGCGGGACTCGGCCCAGGCGGCCTTCGACTCGGCGCGCGCCGGGGTCGATGCCGCGGTGGCCCAAGAGCGGGCGGCTGGCTCCACGCTCCGGGCGGCGGAGGCGGCCCTGCGGGTCGCCGAGGCCCAACGGAAAGCGGCCGAGGCCAACGTCGCCCACCAGGAGGCGACGCTCCGCCAGGCCGAGGTGGACCTGAGCCACACCTTCATCCGGGCGCCCGTGGACGGGGTCGTCATCTCCCGGAGCGTGGACGTGGGCCAGACGGTCGCCGCCTCCCTCCAGGCGCCCACCCTGTTCCTGATCGCGCAGGACCTGACCCGGATGCAGGTGAACACGAGCGTGGACGAGGCGGACATCGGCCAGGTCACGAGCGGCCAGCCGGCCCGGTTCACGGTGGACGCCCACCCGGGGCAACCCTTCGAGGGGGCCGTCACGCAGGTGCGGAGTGCGCCGAACGTCCAGCAGAACGTCGTCACCTACGACGTCATCATCGAGGTGGCGAACCCGGACCTCCGGCTCAAGCCGGGCATGACGGCCAACGTCCAGATCCTCATCGCCCGGAAGGCTGACGCCCTCAAGGTCCCCGCCGCCGCGCTCCGGTTCCGTCCCTCGGGCGGCGGGGCTGAGAGACCGGCGAGCGGCGCCGACGGCCGTCCCCAGCGCTCCTCGCGGCGGGGGGCGTCGGAGGGCCAGATCTGGATCCTGGAAGGCGGCGTCCCGAAACCGGTGCCGGTGACCCTCGGCCTCAGTGACGGAAACTACGTCGAGGTGGCGGCCGGCGACCTCCTGGAGGGCCAGGCCGTCCTCGTCGGCACGGGAGCCCGCGAGATCCAGCCGGCCCCCCGGCGGCGCTCCTTCGGGTTCTAG
- a CDS encoding ABC transporter ATP-binding protein, giving the protein MPLVELSDVTKVYRVGTVAVAALRGVSLGVERGEFVAIMGASGSGKSSLMHIIGCLDRPTTGRYLLEGQEVGALSRDALAAIRNRQVGFVFQAFHLLPRATALANVELPLLYNGCAPAERRRRAAEALAIVGLAGREDHRPNQLSGGEQQRVAIARALVNGPTLLLADEPTGNLDSRRSLEIVATLQRLNRERGLTVILVTHEPDIAAFAGRVLQCRDGRIVTDRPVPAPRDAVAEAAALPPEETP; this is encoded by the coding sequence ATGCCCCTGGTCGAGCTCTCCGACGTGACCAAGGTCTACCGGGTCGGGACCGTGGCGGTCGCGGCCCTGCGGGGGGTGAGCCTCGGCGTGGAGCGGGGGGAGTTCGTGGCGATCATGGGCGCCTCCGGCTCCGGGAAGTCCTCCCTGATGCACATCATCGGGTGCCTCGACCGGCCCACCACGGGTCGCTACCTGCTCGAGGGGCAGGAGGTCGGGGCCCTCTCGCGGGATGCCCTAGCCGCGATCCGGAACCGCCAGGTCGGGTTCGTCTTCCAGGCCTTCCACCTCCTGCCGCGGGCGACCGCCCTGGCGAACGTGGAGCTCCCCCTCCTCTACAACGGCTGCGCGCCTGCCGAGCGGCGGCGCCGGGCCGCGGAGGCCCTCGCGATCGTCGGGCTCGCGGGGCGGGAGGACCACCGCCCCAACCAGCTTTCGGGAGGCGAGCAGCAGCGGGTGGCCATCGCCCGCGCGCTGGTGAACGGCCCGACCCTCCTCCTGGCCGACGAGCCGACGGGGAATCTCGACAGCCGGAGGAGCCTCGAGATCGTGGCCACCCTCCAGCGCTTGAACCGGGAGCGGGGGCTCACGGTCATCCTCGTCACGCACGAGCCGGACATCGCCGCCTTCGCCGGCCGCGTCCTCCAGTGCCGGGACGGACGGATCGTGACCGACCGCCCGGTCCCGGCCCCGCGGGACGCGGTGGCGGAGGCGGCCGCGCTGCCGCCGGAGGAGACCCCGTGA
- a CDS encoding ABC transporter permease gives MRSALTILGIVIGVGSVIAMIAVGRGATQRIQDQIRSIGSNILIVLSGSSTAGGLRAGSGTLLRLTEEDAAAIQAECPAVDLAVPTVRGTAQIVFGNQNWSTVVQGGTPDYLAARDWPLASGEPFTPQDQAAATKVALLGQTVAQNLFGDSDPVGQIIRIKKVPFTVLGVLSPKGQSPWGQDQDDLVVVPLSTAKRRVLGVSQANARAVSSIMVRAREAGLQKEAEEQVAALLRQRHRLQPDQDDDFTVRNLSEVFAAQEASARVMAVLLGAIASVSLLVGGIGIMNIMLVSVTERTREIGLRMAVGARGRDILLQFLIEAVTLALLGGIIGTGLGLLGSAVLARFGDWAVTVDASALLLAFLFSAGVGIFFGFYPAKRAAELNPIEALRYE, from the coding sequence ATGCGCTCCGCCCTCACGATTCTGGGCATCGTCATCGGGGTGGGCTCGGTCATCGCCATGATCGCCGTGGGCCGGGGGGCCACCCAGCGGATCCAGGATCAGATCCGCTCGATCGGGAGCAACATCCTGATCGTCCTCTCCGGCTCCTCCACGGCCGGAGGCCTCCGGGCCGGGTCCGGGACCCTCCTCCGGCTCACGGAAGAGGATGCCGCGGCCATTCAGGCCGAGTGTCCCGCCGTGGACCTGGCAGTCCCGACCGTGCGGGGGACGGCGCAGATCGTCTTCGGAAACCAGAACTGGTCCACCGTCGTCCAGGGCGGGACACCGGATTACCTGGCGGCCCGGGACTGGCCGCTGGCCTCAGGCGAGCCCTTCACCCCCCAGGACCAGGCGGCCGCCACAAAGGTGGCCCTGCTGGGCCAGACGGTCGCCCAGAACCTCTTCGGCGACAGCGACCCCGTGGGGCAGATCATCCGGATCAAGAAGGTCCCCTTCACCGTCCTGGGGGTGCTGAGCCCGAAGGGGCAATCGCCCTGGGGCCAGGACCAGGACGACCTGGTGGTCGTCCCGCTCTCCACCGCGAAGCGGCGCGTCCTCGGCGTCAGCCAGGCGAATGCCCGGGCGGTCAGCAGCATCATGGTCCGGGCCCGGGAGGCCGGGCTCCAGAAGGAGGCGGAGGAGCAGGTGGCCGCGCTGCTCCGCCAGCGCCACCGGCTCCAGCCGGACCAGGACGACGACTTCACCGTCCGAAACCTGTCGGAGGTCTTCGCCGCTCAGGAGGCGTCGGCGCGGGTGATGGCGGTCCTGCTGGGGGCCATCGCATCGGTCTCCCTGCTGGTGGGAGGCATCGGCATCATGAACATCATGCTCGTCTCGGTCACGGAGCGGACCCGCGAGATCGGCCTGCGAATGGCAGTCGGCGCCCGGGGCCGGGACATCCTCCTCCAGTTCCTCATCGAGGCAGTGACGCTCGCGCTGCTCGGGGGCATCATCGGGACCGGGCTCGGCCTGCTCGGCTCGGCCGTCCTGGCCCGGTTCGGGGACTGGGCCGTGACCGTGGATGCCTCTGCCCTCCTCCTGGCCTTCCTCTTCAGCGCCGGGGTCGGGATCTTCTTCGGCTTCTACCCCGCGAAGCGGGCGGCGGAACTCAACCCCATCGAGGCCCTCCGCTACGAGTGA
- a CDS encoding CoA-binding protein: MPHPDPPRRDPAVFEALFRPKAVAVVGASTQPEKLGYQVFRNLTEAGFAGPLHPVNPKADAILGRKAYPSVADLPEPADLAVIIVPARLVPETIRACGRKGTRAAIVISGGFSESGPEGERLQQDAVAAAREAGIALVGPNCQGVNHPYHGLCASWPLLTTRGCMAIASQSGTVGAALMDWAAQEELGVSAFVSMGNRADVDESDLLDYFAADPNTRAIALYIEGIKSVPRFLRAVAGCSKPLVVLKAGRTPKGRKAAESHTRSLAGRDEVYEGAFRQYRIHRAATLEELYDAAKALAYLTRPAGKRICIITSSGGSGILATDAAENAGLDVAPLPEALRAALKPVLPAHCTVANPLDLTGDATAAMYRQVAEAAAPHFDSLVVIFGDPIPGASEVIPAASPHAVICLGGADVEREERARMHRKGLPTFPTPERGVLALSHLTRF; this comes from the coding sequence ATGCCCCATCCCGATCCCCCGCGCCGTGATCCCGCCGTCTTCGAGGCCCTCTTCCGCCCCAAAGCGGTGGCGGTGGTGGGCGCCTCCACCCAGCCGGAGAAGCTCGGCTATCAGGTCTTCCGGAACCTCACGGAGGCGGGCTTCGCCGGGCCCCTGCACCCCGTGAATCCGAAGGCGGACGCGATCCTCGGCCGCAAGGCCTATCCCAGCGTCGCCGACCTCCCCGAGCCCGCAGACCTGGCCGTCATCATTGTCCCGGCCCGGCTGGTGCCGGAGACGATCCGGGCCTGCGGGCGCAAGGGAACCCGGGCCGCCATCGTGATCTCGGGCGGCTTCAGCGAGAGCGGCCCGGAGGGGGAGCGGCTCCAGCAGGACGCGGTGGCGGCGGCGCGGGAGGCCGGCATCGCCCTGGTGGGGCCGAACTGCCAGGGGGTGAACCACCCCTACCACGGCCTGTGCGCGTCCTGGCCGCTCCTGACCACCCGCGGCTGCATGGCGATCGCCTCGCAGAGCGGGACGGTGGGCGCGGCCCTCATGGACTGGGCCGCCCAGGAGGAACTGGGGGTCTCCGCCTTCGTGAGCATGGGGAACCGCGCCGACGTCGACGAGAGTGACCTCCTCGACTACTTTGCCGCGGATCCGAACACCCGGGCCATCGCCCTCTACATTGAAGGGATCAAGTCGGTGCCCCGATTCCTGCGGGCGGTGGCCGGCTGCTCCAAGCCGCTGGTGGTGCTGAAGGCGGGGCGAACCCCCAAGGGGCGCAAGGCGGCCGAGTCGCACACGCGCTCCCTCGCCGGCCGGGACGAGGTCTACGAGGGGGCCTTCCGGCAGTACCGGATCCACCGCGCGGCCACGCTGGAGGAGCTCTACGACGCGGCCAAGGCCCTGGCGTACCTCACGCGTCCGGCGGGCAAGCGGATCTGCATCATCACCAGCTCGGGCGGCTCCGGGATCCTGGCCACGGATGCCGCGGAGAATGCCGGTCTGGACGTGGCCCCCCTCCCCGAGGCGCTCCGGGCCGCCCTGAAGCCGGTCCTGCCCGCCCACTGCACCGTGGCCAACCCGCTCGATCTCACCGGCGATGCCACCGCCGCCATGTACCGCCAGGTAGCCGAGGCGGCGGCGCCCCACTTTGACAGCCTGGTGGTCATCTTCGGCGACCCGATCCCGGGCGCGTCGGAGGTCATCCCCGCCGCGTCCCCCCACGCCGTGATCTGCCTGGGCGGCGCCGACGTGGAGCGGGAGGAGCGGGCCCGGATGCACCGGAAGGGCCTCCCCACCTTCCCCACCCCGGAGCGGGGGGTGCTGGCGCTCAGCCACCTCACCCGGTTCTAA
- a CDS encoding acetate--CoA ligase family protein has protein sequence MAPRDVTVPPREAARRLIEQARAERRHLLEPEAYQLLQAYSLPVPRHRFVRDAEEAVAAAEAIGFPVALKVVSPDILHKSESGGVRLDLRGPAAVREAFEAVRTGARAARADARLPGALVVEMARPGTEVIVGMTRDPQFGATVMFGLGGIFVEIYRDVSFRIVPVAEPDAREMIREVKGLPLLTGYRGRPPADLEAIARMVLQVSRMAEELPEIAEVDLNPVVVHERGVLPLDARVLLSLEETSA, from the coding sequence ATGGCCCCCCGCGATGTCACGGTACCTCCGCGCGAGGCGGCCCGGCGCCTCATCGAGCAGGCGCGCGCCGAGCGGCGCCACCTGCTGGAACCGGAGGCCTACCAGCTCCTGCAGGCCTACAGCCTCCCCGTTCCCCGGCACCGGTTCGTCCGGGATGCAGAGGAGGCGGTGGCCGCGGCGGAGGCGATCGGGTTCCCGGTCGCCCTGAAGGTGGTCTCCCCCGACATCCTCCACAAGAGCGAGTCCGGTGGGGTCCGCCTGGATCTGCGGGGGCCGGCGGCCGTCCGGGAGGCCTTCGAGGCGGTCCGCACCGGCGCGCGCGCCGCGCGGGCCGACGCCCGTCTGCCGGGCGCGCTGGTCGTGGAGATGGCGCGGCCCGGGACCGAGGTCATCGTCGGGATGACCCGCGACCCGCAATTCGGCGCCACGGTGATGTTCGGCCTCGGCGGGATCTTCGTCGAGATCTACCGGGACGTGAGCTTCCGGATCGTGCCGGTCGCCGAGCCCGATGCTCGGGAGATGATCCGGGAGGTGAAGGGCCTGCCGCTGCTGACCGGCTACCGCGGGCGGCCCCCGGCGGACCTGGAGGCCATCGCCCGCATGGTGCTCCAGGTCTCCCGGATGGCCGAGGAGCTTCCCGAGATCGCCGAGGTGGACCTGAACCCCGTCGTCGTCCATGAGCGGGGAGTCCTCCCCCTGGACGCCCGCGTGCTCCTTTCCCTGGAGGAGACATCGGCCTGA
- a CDS encoding PilZ domain-containing protein produces MDPKHRTDTRYTLSPLAQQGASLAILAPDGTEEKVRLLDFSHHGLKLEGATSYQAGAALQFRLESHVLGAPRVKFSGQVRWCQGVPEAPGAFQMGVSIDPGAEPGWVDLFTKIFEYLKQLDSLSGPH; encoded by the coding sequence ATGGACCCGAAGCACCGTACCGACACCCGCTACACCCTCAGCCCGCTCGCCCAGCAGGGGGCGAGCCTGGCCATCCTGGCCCCCGACGGGACCGAGGAGAAGGTCCGCCTCCTGGACTTCAGCCACCACGGCCTGAAGCTGGAGGGGGCAACGTCGTACCAGGCGGGGGCCGCGCTCCAGTTCCGGCTGGAGAGTCACGTGCTCGGGGCGCCGCGGGTGAAGTTCTCCGGCCAGGTCCGGTGGTGCCAGGGGGTGCCGGAGGCGCCCGGCGCGTTCCAGATGGGAGTGAGCATCGACCCGGGTGCCGAGCCCGGATGGGTGGACCTCTTCACGAAGATCTTCGAGTACCTGAAGCAGCTCGACTCCCTGTCGGGTCCCCACTAA